In Cotesia glomerata isolate CgM1 linkage group LG1, MPM_Cglom_v2.3, whole genome shotgun sequence, one genomic interval encodes:
- the LOC123268148 gene encoding uncharacterized protein LOC123268148 isoform X4, translating to MSNMNKSQLSRPVTPDISHEAAKKMGLLPERSPRHSIAKKPDNKENESPKKAREVNITPVKKIIPMPSQTKQVILQSKEGPQILGMLKGIHQILQSLDSKVTAQNQKIDDNVQRLKDLEQTVKTFQLTAPSTVFQKPAFIPFKNFKELKKYDKCSEEEREKLRKWLDSFNRRTNVTENVREILRGNRLMTDDLLTDVVWEGQNGRKSSKKQIFRLRITRSSKYVSEDDR from the exons atgtcGAACATGAATAAG AGTCAATTGTCACGTCCAGTTACTCCGGACATAAGTCATGAAGCAGCTAAGAAAATGGGTCTATTGCCTGAGCGATCTCCTCGCCATTCAATAGCGAAAAAACCTGATAACAAG gaGAATGAATCACCAAAAAAGGCGCGGGAGGTAAATATTACACCCGTTAAGAAAATCATACCGATGCCTTCACAAACAAAACAAGTGATTTTGCAATCCAAAGAAGGCCCACAAATTCTAGGAATGCTAAAAGGGATTCATCAGATTTTACAATCCTTAGATTCAAAAGTGAC agcGCAGAACCAAAAAATCGATGATAATGTTCAACGTTTAAA AGATTTGGAACAAACGGTGAAGACATTTCAGTTGACTGCTCCCAGTACGGTATTTCAGAAGCCTGCTTTCATCccttttaaaaacttcaaagaactaaaaaaatatgataagtGTTCGGAGGAGGAACGAGAAAAATTG aGAAAATGGTTGGATTCATTCAACAGAAGAACCAATGTTACCGAGAATGTAAGGGAGATTCTGCGAGGTAACCGGCTGATGACAGATGACCTTCTGACCGATGTAGTATGGGAAGGCCAGAATGGCagaaaaagttctaaaaaacaaatattccGTTTACGAATAAC ACGCTCTTCAAAATATGTATCCGAAGATGACAGATGA
- the LOC123268148 gene encoding uncharacterized protein LOC123268148 isoform X3 → MSNMNKSQLSRPVTPDISHEAAKKMGLLPERSPRHSIAKKPDNKENESPKKAREVNITPVKKIIPMPSQTKQVILQSKEGPQILGMLKGIHQILQSLDSKVTAQNQKIDDNVQRLKDLEQTVKTFQLTAPSTRKWLDSFNRRTNVTENVREILRGNRLMTDDLLTDVVWEGQNGRKSSKKQIFRLRITYDLRHALQNMYPKMTDEEYKLATQKALKAAYSRVDQRKRKTVNGENNAKKKRLSDAEFFQNAWAPGSDNEEEEEEEEVRNEDGKNEDKGNEDENGGGGQSS, encoded by the exons atgtcGAACATGAATAAG AGTCAATTGTCACGTCCAGTTACTCCGGACATAAGTCATGAAGCAGCTAAGAAAATGGGTCTATTGCCTGAGCGATCTCCTCGCCATTCAATAGCGAAAAAACCTGATAACAAG gaGAATGAATCACCAAAAAAGGCGCGGGAGGTAAATATTACACCCGTTAAGAAAATCATACCGATGCCTTCACAAACAAAACAAGTGATTTTGCAATCCAAAGAAGGCCCACAAATTCTAGGAATGCTAAAAGGGATTCATCAGATTTTACAATCCTTAGATTCAAAAGTGAC agcGCAGAACCAAAAAATCGATGATAATGTTCAACGTTTAAA AGATTTGGAACAAACGGTGAAGACATTTCAGTTGACTGCTCCCAGTACG aGAAAATGGTTGGATTCATTCAACAGAAGAACCAATGTTACCGAGAATGTAAGGGAGATTCTGCGAGGTAACCGGCTGATGACAGATGACCTTCTGACCGATGTAGTATGGGAAGGCCAGAATGGCagaaaaagttctaaaaaacaaatattccGTTTACGAATAACGTACGATTTACGAC ACGCTCTTCAAAATATGTATCCGAAGATGACAGATGAAGAATATAAGTTGGCCACTCAGAAAGCATTGAAGGCCGCGTACTCCAGAGTTGATCAACGAAAAAGAAAGACTGTGAATGGTGAAAATaacgctaaaaaaaaaagattaagtGACGctgaatttttccaaaatgcaTGGGCTCCGGGAAGTGATAACGAGGAGgaagaggaggaggaggaaGTAAGGAATGAAGACGGCAAGAATGAGGACAAAGGGAATGAAGATGAAAATGGAGGCGGAGGACAAAGTTCATAA
- the LOC123268148 gene encoding uncharacterized protein LOC123268148 isoform X2 → MGLLPERSPRHSIAKKPDNKENESPKKAREVNITPVKKIIPMPSQTKQVILQSKEGPQILGMLKGIHQILQSLDSKVTAQNQKIDDNVQRLKDLEQTVKTFQLTAPSTVFQKPAFIPFKNFKELKKYDKCSEEEREKLRKWLDSFNRRTNVTENVREILRGNRLMTDDLLTDVVWEGQNGRKSSKKQIFRLRITYDLRHALQNMYPKMTDEEYKLATQKALKAAYSRVDQRKRKTVNGENNAKKKRLSDAEFFQNAWAPGSDNEEEEEEEEVRNEDGKNEDKGNEDENGGGGQSS, encoded by the exons ATGGGTCTATTGCCTGAGCGATCTCCTCGCCATTCAATAGCGAAAAAACCTGATAACAAG gaGAATGAATCACCAAAAAAGGCGCGGGAGGTAAATATTACACCCGTTAAGAAAATCATACCGATGCCTTCACAAACAAAACAAGTGATTTTGCAATCCAAAGAAGGCCCACAAATTCTAGGAATGCTAAAAGGGATTCATCAGATTTTACAATCCTTAGATTCAAAAGTGAC agcGCAGAACCAAAAAATCGATGATAATGTTCAACGTTTAAA AGATTTGGAACAAACGGTGAAGACATTTCAGTTGACTGCTCCCAGTACGGTATTTCAGAAGCCTGCTTTCATCccttttaaaaacttcaaagaactaaaaaaatatgataagtGTTCGGAGGAGGAACGAGAAAAATTG aGAAAATGGTTGGATTCATTCAACAGAAGAACCAATGTTACCGAGAATGTAAGGGAGATTCTGCGAGGTAACCGGCTGATGACAGATGACCTTCTGACCGATGTAGTATGGGAAGGCCAGAATGGCagaaaaagttctaaaaaacaaatattccGTTTACGAATAACGTACGATTTACGAC ACGCTCTTCAAAATATGTATCCGAAGATGACAGATGAAGAATATAAGTTGGCCACTCAGAAAGCATTGAAGGCCGCGTACTCCAGAGTTGATCAACGAAAAAGAAAGACTGTGAATGGTGAAAATaacgctaaaaaaaaaagattaagtGACGctgaatttttccaaaatgcaTGGGCTCCGGGAAGTGATAACGAGGAGgaagaggaggaggaggaaGTAAGGAATGAAGACGGCAAGAATGAGGACAAAGGGAATGAAGATGAAAATGGAGGCGGAGGACAAAGTTCATAA
- the LOC123268148 gene encoding uncharacterized protein LOC123268148 isoform X1: MSNMNKSQLSRPVTPDISHEAAKKMGLLPERSPRHSIAKKPDNKENESPKKAREVNITPVKKIIPMPSQTKQVILQSKEGPQILGMLKGIHQILQSLDSKVTAQNQKIDDNVQRLKDLEQTVKTFQLTAPSTVFQKPAFIPFKNFKELKKYDKCSEEEREKLRKWLDSFNRRTNVTENVREILRGNRLMTDDLLTDVVWEGQNGRKSSKKQIFRLRITYDLRHALQNMYPKMTDEEYKLATQKALKAAYSRVDQRKRKTVNGENNAKKKRLSDAEFFQNAWAPGSDNEEEEEEEEVRNEDGKNEDKGNEDENGGGGQSS, encoded by the exons atgtcGAACATGAATAAG AGTCAATTGTCACGTCCAGTTACTCCGGACATAAGTCATGAAGCAGCTAAGAAAATGGGTCTATTGCCTGAGCGATCTCCTCGCCATTCAATAGCGAAAAAACCTGATAACAAG gaGAATGAATCACCAAAAAAGGCGCGGGAGGTAAATATTACACCCGTTAAGAAAATCATACCGATGCCTTCACAAACAAAACAAGTGATTTTGCAATCCAAAGAAGGCCCACAAATTCTAGGAATGCTAAAAGGGATTCATCAGATTTTACAATCCTTAGATTCAAAAGTGAC agcGCAGAACCAAAAAATCGATGATAATGTTCAACGTTTAAA AGATTTGGAACAAACGGTGAAGACATTTCAGTTGACTGCTCCCAGTACGGTATTTCAGAAGCCTGCTTTCATCccttttaaaaacttcaaagaactaaaaaaatatgataagtGTTCGGAGGAGGAACGAGAAAAATTG aGAAAATGGTTGGATTCATTCAACAGAAGAACCAATGTTACCGAGAATGTAAGGGAGATTCTGCGAGGTAACCGGCTGATGACAGATGACCTTCTGACCGATGTAGTATGGGAAGGCCAGAATGGCagaaaaagttctaaaaaacaaatattccGTTTACGAATAACGTACGATTTACGAC ACGCTCTTCAAAATATGTATCCGAAGATGACAGATGAAGAATATAAGTTGGCCACTCAGAAAGCATTGAAGGCCGCGTACTCCAGAGTTGATCAACGAAAAAGAAAGACTGTGAATGGTGAAAATaacgctaaaaaaaaaagattaagtGACGctgaatttttccaaaatgcaTGGGCTCCGGGAAGTGATAACGAGGAGgaagaggaggaggaggaaGTAAGGAATGAAGACGGCAAGAATGAGGACAAAGGGAATGAAGATGAAAATGGAGGCGGAGGACAAAGTTCATAA
- the LOC123264749 gene encoding longitudinals lacking protein-like, producing MAGEQQQFFLKWNDFQSNMVSSFKHLRDEKSFTDVTLACDGQTCRAHKMVLSACSPYFKSLLEENPSKHPIIILKDVAYNHLQAILEFMYAGEVNVSQDQLPAFLKTADRLKVKGLAEAPGAIKREG from the exons ATGGCTGGAGAACAGCAACAATTTTTCCTCAAGTGGAATGATTTCCAATCTAATATGGTATCTTCGTTCAAGCATCTGCGagatgaaaaaagttttacaGATGTAACATTAGCATGTGATGGACAAACTTGTAGAGCGCATAAAATGGTACTTTCGGCATGTAGTCCTTACTTCAAATCTTTACTTGAg GAAAATCCGTCCAAGCAtccaataattatattaaaagacGTAGCTTACAACCACTTACAAGCTATTCTTGAATTTATGTATGCTGGAGAGGTAAATGTTTCCCAAGATCAATTACCagcatttttaaaaacagCAGATCGACTCAAAGTCAAAGGACTAGCCGAAGCGCCTGGTGCCATTAAAAGAGAGGGCTAA